The Dehalogenimonas lykanthroporepellens BL-DC-9 genome includes a window with the following:
- a CDS encoding phage tail protein (TIGRFAM: phage tail protein~KEGG: sfu:Sfum_3833 phage tail protein): MSDWFKDNLLGLLPPLYEHNDEADDLRTFLSLPAGTLDELKQAIDDFPTIFDVDHCDERFLPLLARLVGLEVDGTCSPDCQRRRVREAVEIYRRKGTIPAIERDFNTLGWQGELQETFRSALRLNARSRLSKAKLPGLVFSLGVFRVLCLNQTEGLRDALVFHHPAGTRCFWLQFLLEWIEGSAMLDFGHANAVRRIVLAFLDETFVLGRSSLGSCRHLTNKQRAWELLQLTSTTEMIPEIDRAAVKVSRFHGLQNRMRLNHKALNDWRLPYTRVGEDRVSFCTPIYTGRDFEGDVLESGFGLGESHLNRKSLTHGETELRYCFRQKDFFFDTQAEPVERAEAKYDLRLPLESRHRLCFQLGRSRLNEGLDLTANQGGISNLLLASTAGCDADVTLAVDRIDRWRRRGPVFRLNANTLNTRYLSNANLTGERASLEVHVDTGSLQRHRVETMKLGASPLNTTGLRLSVDRTRPMRVSRMRLNQAGFRWSRPSYRWLFRQQDLHAPTQAGFEAATNNYRATQWPT, translated from the coding sequence ATGTCGGATTGGTTCAAGGACAATCTGCTCGGCCTGCTGCCGCCGCTTTACGAGCACAATGACGAGGCTGATGACCTGCGCACCTTTCTGAGCCTTCCCGCCGGAACGCTCGACGAGCTCAAGCAGGCTATCGACGATTTCCCGACCATCTTCGACGTCGATCATTGCGACGAACGCTTCCTGCCGCTGCTGGCGAGACTGGTCGGCCTCGAAGTGGACGGCACCTGTTCGCCGGACTGCCAGCGTCGCCGCGTGCGGGAGGCGGTCGAAATCTATCGCCGCAAGGGCACCATTCCGGCCATCGAACGCGATTTCAACACACTCGGCTGGCAGGGGGAACTTCAGGAGACCTTCCGCTCGGCTCTGCGTCTCAATGCCCGTTCCAGACTCAGCAAAGCCAAGCTGCCCGGGCTGGTGTTCAGCCTCGGCGTGTTTCGCGTGCTGTGTCTCAACCAGACCGAGGGGCTGCGCGACGCCCTGGTGTTTCACCACCCGGCGGGCACACGCTGTTTTTGGCTCCAGTTCCTCCTGGAATGGATTGAAGGTAGCGCGATGCTCGACTTCGGGCACGCCAACGCCGTGCGCCGGATCGTGCTGGCGTTTCTCGACGAAACCTTCGTCCTCGGACGTTCCTCGCTCGGTTCCTGCCGTCACCTGACCAACAAGCAGAGGGCCTGGGAGCTGCTGCAGCTCACCAGCACCACGGAGATGATCCCGGAGATCGACCGGGCCGCCGTGAAGGTCTCCCGTTTTCACGGCCTCCAGAACCGGATGCGCCTGAACCACAAGGCCCTCAACGACTGGCGGCTGCCGTACACCCGTGTCGGCGAGGATCGGGTTTCCTTCTGCACGCCCATCTACACCGGCCGCGATTTCGAAGGCGATGTGCTGGAAAGCGGCTTCGGGCTGGGCGAGAGCCATCTCAACCGCAAATCGCTGACCCATGGCGAGACCGAGCTGCGCTACTGCTTCCGGCAGAAGGACTTCTTTTTCGACACGCAGGCGGAACCGGTCGAACGGGCGGAAGCCAAGTACGACCTGCGTCTGCCCCTGGAATCCCGGCACCGCCTCTGCTTCCAGCTTGGCCGCTCCAGGCTCAACGAAGGTCTCGATCTCACCGCCAACCAGGGCGGCATCAGCAATCTGCTGCTCGCCTCCACCGCTGGCTGCGACGCGGACGTCACCCTGGCCGTCGACCGGATCGACCGATGGCGGCGGAGAGGGCCTGTGTTCCGGCTCAACGCGAACACCCTGAACACCCGGTATCTGAGCAATGCGAATCTGACCGGCGAACGGGCCTCGCTTGAAGTCCATGTGGACACGGGCTCTCTCCAGCGCCATCGCGTGGAGACCATGAAGCTGGGCGCGAGCCCGCTCAACACCACCGGCCTGCGTCTCTCCGTGGATCGGACCCGCCCCATGCGCGTCAGCCGCATGCGCCTCAACCAGGCCGGATTCCGCTGGTCGCGGCCTTCCTACCGCTGGCTGTTCCGTCAGCAGGACCTGCACGCGCCGACGCAGGCCGGGTTCGAGGCCGCCACCAACAACTATCGCGCCACCCAGTGGCCCACCTGA
- a CDS encoding conserved hypothetical protein (KEGG: sfu:Sfum_3834 hypothetical protein), with protein sequence MAIHLYLDEALTQQISEGDFSRPEAESYNGTDGDIKDRQLYVANEQTGLASAIDAAQTAIPLAEPRFADGEHIIIDGEQMLVESGGGTANLTVQRGVANTAPAAHDAGTTVYSGYDYTGLVLDPIDETGTDESVWYRLALTQAELDTATQGAPLNLGDKAFQQTLSFWRRCTVLPGTPVQNKLDIKLRLTGTENPIL encoded by the coding sequence ATGGCGATACATCTCTATCTTGACGAAGCGCTGACCCAGCAGATTTCCGAGGGGGATTTCAGCCGCCCCGAGGCCGAGAGCTACAACGGCACCGACGGCGACATCAAGGATCGGCAACTCTACGTCGCCAACGAGCAGACGGGGCTCGCTTCGGCCATCGACGCGGCGCAGACCGCCATTCCATTGGCCGAACCGCGCTTTGCCGACGGCGAACACATCATCATCGACGGGGAGCAGATGCTCGTCGAAAGCGGCGGCGGCACCGCCAATCTCACCGTGCAGCGGGGCGTGGCCAACACCGCTCCGGCCGCGCACGACGCCGGGACGACCGTCTATTCAGGCTACGACTACACCGGGTTGGTGCTCGATCCCATCGATGAAACCGGCACCGACGAATCGGTCTGGTACCGCCTGGCCCTGACCCAGGCCGAACTCGACACCGCCACCCAGGGCGCACCGCTCAATCTCGGCGACAAGGCCTTCCAGCAGACGCTGTCTTTCTGGCGGCGCTGCACCGTGCTCCCGGGCACGCCGGTGCAAAACAAACTCGACATCAAACTGCGCCTGACCGGCACGGAAAACCCGATTCTCTGA
- a CDS encoding conserved hypothetical protein (KEGG: sfu:Sfum_3840 hypothetical protein), translating to MNDGGTMNLKEIHYGIEIETVKRTREQIAWAIHSVVGGTVRHVGIPSSYDPWEVEDLRGRVWKVVGDASLTSVPAHLRAEVVSPVLGYDDIPQLQEVVRAIRRAGGKINSQCGIHIHIDAAPFDGRHLGNLAKIIYKQEPLILHALGISRDRLNRYTRPVSDELIQRIEQHRPRTKDQLNRIWYGYHNRQPQHYDNSRYHGVNLHNVWYRGTVEFRWFEATLHAGRIKAYLQFCLAVAAKALNGRAASSRKRDFDPQSAKYDFRVFLLHLGLIGDEYKTARKHLMANMPGDAAFKNGRPKPEDVLPIETETTTLTNEAGQVPGLTV from the coding sequence ATGAACGACGGAGGCACCATGAACCTGAAAGAGATCCACTACGGGATCGAGATCGAGACCGTAAAACGCACCCGGGAACAGATCGCCTGGGCCATCCACTCGGTTGTGGGCGGCACGGTCCGCCATGTCGGTATCCCCAGCAGCTATGACCCCTGGGAGGTCGAGGACCTGCGCGGCCGCGTCTGGAAGGTGGTGGGGGACGCCTCCCTGACCAGCGTCCCGGCCCATCTGCGGGCCGAGGTGGTCAGCCCGGTGCTCGGCTACGACGACATCCCGCAACTGCAGGAGGTGGTCCGGGCCATCCGCCGCGCCGGGGGCAAGATCAACAGCCAGTGCGGCATCCACATCCATATCGATGCCGCGCCCTTCGACGGCAGGCACCTGGGTAACCTGGCCAAGATCATCTACAAGCAAGAGCCGCTGATTCTCCACGCCCTCGGCATCAGCCGCGACCGGCTCAACCGCTACACCCGGCCGGTCAGCGACGAGCTGATCCAGCGCATTGAACAGCATCGCCCCCGCACCAAGGACCAGCTCAACCGCATCTGGTACGGCTACCACAACCGGCAGCCCCAGCACTACGACAACAGCCGCTACCACGGGGTCAACCTGCACAACGTCTGGTACCGGGGCACGGTGGAGTTTCGCTGGTTCGAGGCGACCCTCCACGCGGGGCGAATCAAGGCCTACCTGCAATTCTGCCTCGCGGTCGCTGCCAAGGCGCTCAATGGACGGGCAGCCTCCAGCCGCAAGCGGGATTTCGATCCCCAGAGCGCCAAGTACGACTTCCGGGTTTTCCTGCTCCACCTTGGCCTGATCGGTGACGAGTACAAGACCGCCCGCAAGCATCTGATGGCCAACATGCCAGGCGACGCCGCCTTCAAGAACGGACGGCCCAAACCGGAGGACGTCCTTCCGATTGAGACCGAAACCACCACTCTCACCAACGAGGCCGGGCAAGTTCCCGGCCTCACTGTTTAA
- a CDS encoding conserved hypothetical protein (KEGG: sfu:Sfum_3836 hypothetical protein) encodes MADITVDIDISARVTRPWARDLDTRQVLLGSILVETDTANRVVRAFEADVDAACRIHRPVEVMALTQAVVLSEITKLLASSQAIHNRLNRSADLWLVVHGRLGVDVDAAVRVTRPWLRSIDTSVRTSGAHISRSDTVQRIAIPAGLLADTRQILFAVLIDQDHEIQT; translated from the coding sequence ATGGCTGACATCACGGTTGATATCGATATTTCCGCAAGGGTGACCCGCCCATGGGCAAGGGACCTGGACACACGCCAGGTGCTCCTGGGCTCAATCCTGGTGGAAACGGACACCGCCAATCGGGTCGTTCGCGCTTTCGAAGCTGACGTGGATGCGGCGTGCCGTATCCATCGGCCCGTTGAAGTCATGGCGCTGACGCAGGCGGTCGTCCTCTCCGAAATCACCAAGCTGCTCGCCAGCAGCCAGGCCATCCACAACCGCCTGAACCGGAGCGCCGACCTGTGGCTCGTCGTCCATGGCCGTCTGGGCGTCGATGTTGACGCGGCGGTGCGGGTGACGCGCCCCTGGCTGCGGAGTATCGACACCAGCGTCCGGACATCCGGCGCACACATCAGCCGCTCCGACACCGTTCAGCGCATCGCGATCCCGGCCGGGCTGCTGGCCGACACGCGCCAGATCCTGTTCGCGGTGCTCATCGATCAAGACCACGAAATTCAGACCTAA
- a CDS encoding conserved hypothetical protein (KEGG: sfu:Sfum_3841 hypothetical protein), with product MKILIRSTTLDGEPIPGSGETLQATDCLAVVELMRGQTPFTASRAPRDYMTEVLSGIEGGPTQPLPEDAAAAAAEFLTRLARHGLIEFLPEDKVSDPWPERFLEALETVRLSGRTNMLDHQEVVRLTADMGYPEVAEWLADHRREYAAFVLEGTRPLGKNFGGKEDPAPCADK from the coding sequence ATGAAGATTCTGATCCGCTCCACCACGCTGGACGGCGAACCGATCCCCGGCAGCGGGGAAACCCTGCAGGCCACTGACTGCCTAGCAGTTGTCGAGCTGATGCGCGGCCAGACGCCGTTCACCGCCAGCCGAGCGCCCCGGGACTACATGACCGAGGTGCTCTCCGGCATCGAAGGCGGGCCGACCCAGCCTCTGCCGGAGGATGCCGCCGCTGCGGCCGCCGAGTTTCTTACCCGTCTGGCCCGGCACGGCCTGATCGAGTTTCTGCCCGAAGACAAGGTCAGCGATCCCTGGCCGGAACGCTTCCTCGAAGCCCTGGAGACGGTACGGCTCTCGGGGCGCACCAACATGCTCGACCACCAGGAAGTGGTCCGACTGACCGCTGATATGGGCTACCCGGAGGTGGCCGAGTGGCTGGCGGATCACCGGCGCGAATACGCGGCCTTCGTCCTCGAAGGGACGAGACCGCTTGGCAAGAACTTCGGCGGCAAGGAGGACCCGGCTCCATGTGCGGACAAGTAG
- a CDS encoding conserved hypothetical protein (KEGG: dde:Dde_1867 hypothetical protein): MIVRRKGGLTEFIPTPQEKRDGLIRDHALGLLENLHQRLARLERASKLPAAEAEAFTALLARMRADESRNLELHASLITSDTASG, from the coding sequence ATGATCGTTCGACGCAAAGGCGGCCTGACCGAGTTCATCCCCACACCGCAGGAGAAGCGCGACGGCTTGATCCGCGACCACGCCCTGGGCCTGCTGGAAAATCTGCACCAGCGCCTGGCGCGGCTGGAACGGGCATCAAAGCTCCCGGCCGCCGAAGCGGAGGCCTTCACGGCGCTGCTAGCGCGGATGCGGGCCGACGAGTCGCGCAACCTCGAGCTGCACGCCAGCCTGATCACATCAGATACCGCCTCCGGCTGA
- a CDS encoding glucosamine 6-phosphate synthetase-like protein (KEGG: dde:Dde_1864 glucosamine 6-phosphate synthetase-like) — translation MCGQVGIIFGRKRRRPDERDYLRELFIRMLLHSEERGPHASGLAWLKTDGSHRIFKRPIRAHELVYEKPFQELLGQVDNETTILMGHTRWRTRGNEFNNRNNHPIRAGIVIGTHNGTIYNADYLFRRLGLPRYAEVDSELIFRLADRFAPEGPIDQEGLKKALALCRGQMSAVLASRLDPGTITVLKGNKPLCLRIHRQHRVVLYASEPAFIDFAVDNEKGWRELEVPPMTMLTIRHEDVRAIENSEFRFIPQERKGTLPEGVNA, via the coding sequence ATGTGCGGACAAGTAGGCATCATCTTCGGCCGCAAGCGCAGACGGCCCGACGAGCGGGATTACCTGCGCGAGCTCTTCATCCGCATGCTGCTGCACAGCGAGGAGCGCGGCCCGCACGCCTCCGGCCTGGCCTGGCTCAAGACCGACGGCAGCCACCGCATCTTCAAGCGGCCGATTCGGGCGCACGAGCTGGTCTACGAGAAGCCGTTCCAGGAGCTGCTCGGGCAGGTCGACAACGAGACCACCATTCTCATGGGCCACACCCGCTGGCGCACCCGGGGCAACGAGTTCAATAACCGCAACAACCATCCCATCCGGGCCGGGATCGTCATCGGCACCCACAACGGCACCATCTACAACGCCGATTATCTGTTCCGCCGTCTCGGACTGCCGCGCTACGCCGAGGTGGACAGCGAGCTGATCTTCCGTCTGGCCGACCGCTTCGCGCCAGAAGGCCCCATCGACCAGGAGGGGCTGAAGAAGGCGCTTGCCCTCTGTCGCGGCCAGATGAGCGCCGTGCTGGCCTCGCGGCTCGACCCCGGCACCATCACCGTACTCAAGGGCAACAAGCCGCTCTGCCTGCGCATCCACCGCCAGCACCGGGTGGTGCTCTACGCCTCGGAGCCCGCCTTCATCGACTTTGCCGTGGACAACGAGAAGGGCTGGCGCGAGCTGGAGGTGCCGCCCATGACCATGCTCACCATCCGCCACGAGGATGTGCGGGCCATCGAAAACAGCGAATTCCGCTTCATCCCTCAGGAGCGCAAAGGGACACTGCCCGAAGGAGTAAATGCATGA
- a CDS encoding conserved hypothetical protein (KEGG: sfu:Sfum_3837 hypothetical protein), whose protein sequence is MALGLIVKTGRILTAKLILGQAVDGITHCAIGDGDASFTDPQNPPAPDIGQTGLRNERARKRYYKRTFLKEDAEGALLVNGVRYLETGEETNTIGIFFRFDEAEANGITIREYGFFGGDVQYVQSVTGDLAMGGVFHQDTNPTGEVLRQGYLYEVKNIPDFNKISDTRVELVGIIKI, encoded by the coding sequence ATGGCACTGGGACTCATCGTCAAAACCGGCCGGATACTGACGGCCAAACTCATCCTCGGCCAGGCCGTGGACGGCATCACCCACTGCGCCATCGGCGACGGGGATGCCAGCTTTACCGACCCGCAGAATCCGCCCGCGCCTGACATCGGCCAGACCGGGCTCAGAAATGAACGCGCCCGCAAGCGCTACTACAAGCGGACTTTCCTCAAGGAGGACGCCGAAGGGGCGCTGCTGGTCAACGGCGTGCGCTACCTCGAAACCGGCGAGGAGACCAACACAATCGGCATTTTCTTCCGCTTCGACGAGGCAGAGGCCAACGGCATCACCATCCGCGAATACGGCTTCTTCGGCGGCGACGTGCAGTACGTGCAAAGCGTCACCGGGGATCTCGCCATGGGCGGCGTGTTCCATCAGGACACCAACCCGACCGGCGAGGTGCTGCGCCAGGGCTACCTGTACGAGGTGAAGAACATTCCCGACTTCAACAAGATTTCCGACACCCGCGTGGAGCTGGTCGGGATCATCAAGATCTAA
- a CDS encoding BNR repeat-containing glycosyl hydrolase (KEGG: sfu:Sfum_3838 BNR repeat-containing glycosyl hydrolase) has protein sequence MSISRETFDPTKNYKRIRYHQDRDLLDSELNEQQDIINLERRKIADILFKEGSIIMGLEVSAAANVLTLAPGVVYIDGHLEQVSGATLTYDPATTSGADYVYVELLKYNYGYTQDPALINPATGEPTAEREKWVLSLKATDTSGQTLPNNVAERRVIPIYKFDRESGDVTPTVQEKSNLYLRDLLGTLPGSRITVSSITEDQLSFAAAEGLNSLIQNLAERTFDQAGSYLVRGFDTFIGGVDDDSVEAITNAGRAYIQGFRHQRDLPNSTLVPKSIATKSVRGEQKTFDINKRRYPVNSTPLKETTQVEAIVEITRNVTRGSVGGGEDLLDPNPVVDILEVSQGATIFQEGVDWQQSGNHVDWLGSGNEPAIGTTYTVRWTYTKQMVKGTDYVDSGWFGQANHPAAGNYFYLVTAYNATGETAFNAAAVIARATAAGEMNKLSWLPVSGATGYRVYRAATNGARTDYKRLMELGSEALSYVDDGVEEIGTVSPPATNTAGLTMSPVQLELGNLNVINFGRGSLGDQPVNGSNCSLDYDYYLGRRDIVYATTTEIKRLEGAPADFPKLPIVPENALGLCSIDCPPNSTDMEIRNFGLTRITMDQIHDIIQDVEDLKYNDAQYQMNNELQNRDAQTKKGIYSDDFSNTAQSDIYHAEWDARVNEIARFVAPDRIPHSTVLSVDQAGSNASFFGSLALLPGNETVLVEQNDWSEERNINPYAVFDKPPAMLQITPNLGRRGQTGIAVTGINFTPSKSGIVLRCDGQVMASNLISDEAGRVSASFTIPTNARNGNRIVEMADGIYSARASLQINDPLVITRIERIIENRIIRVPVVQVVWRTQTIFVPRDPLAQTFSFTQNQVISSIGLQFTARDPSIPVTVQIRGVTTGLPNGVVFAEKVLAPNEISLSGETRIRFDDPFYAEANTSYAVVLLTNSTNYKVRTATLGKMGRWGIITRQTYMEGVLLESSNAETWTPLNGSDLAMKIYGYNFQSEGMIRFQPITGVQFSDINLDEYSAIPQGTGLDWEYSTDGGVTWDALVPAEEERLPNLATRVQIRVRLSSSLANDTPAINFRDVNLVGYLNKTTGAYLTRENELTQGVESTKAYVQMQIPSGTTLQWFASNDGGLTWEAMTIQDTRPIDENWTEYTLVRTFTDNTGNKVRYKAEMTGTPLIYPRIHSLGATLS, from the coding sequence ATGAGCATCTCACGCGAGACATTCGACCCGACCAAGAACTACAAGCGCATCCGCTACCATCAGGATCGCGACCTGCTGGATTCCGAACTCAATGAGCAGCAGGACATCATCAACCTGGAGCGGCGCAAGATCGCCGACATCCTGTTCAAGGAAGGCTCCATCATCATGGGCCTCGAGGTCAGCGCGGCCGCCAACGTCCTGACCTTGGCCCCGGGCGTGGTCTACATCGACGGCCATCTGGAACAGGTGAGCGGCGCTACCCTGACCTATGATCCGGCCACCACCAGCGGAGCCGATTACGTCTACGTGGAGCTGCTGAAGTACAACTACGGCTACACCCAGGACCCGGCCCTGATCAATCCGGCCACCGGCGAGCCTACCGCCGAGCGGGAAAAATGGGTTCTTTCTCTCAAGGCGACGGACACCAGCGGCCAGACGCTGCCCAACAACGTGGCCGAGCGCCGGGTGATCCCAATCTACAAGTTCGACCGCGAGAGCGGCGATGTCACGCCCACGGTGCAGGAGAAGTCCAACCTCTACCTGCGGGATCTGCTGGGCACGCTGCCGGGCAGCCGGATCACCGTCTCCTCGATCACCGAGGATCAGCTCTCCTTCGCCGCCGCCGAGGGGCTCAATTCCCTGATTCAGAATCTGGCCGAGCGTACCTTCGACCAGGCCGGAAGCTATCTGGTGCGGGGCTTCGACACCTTCATCGGCGGTGTCGACGACGACAGCGTGGAGGCGATCACCAACGCCGGACGCGCCTATATCCAGGGCTTCCGGCATCAGCGCGATCTGCCCAACTCGACCCTGGTGCCCAAATCCATCGCCACCAAGTCGGTGCGCGGGGAGCAGAAGACCTTCGACATCAACAAGCGCCGCTATCCGGTCAACTCCACGCCGCTCAAGGAGACGACCCAGGTGGAAGCCATCGTCGAGATCACCCGCAACGTCACTCGGGGCTCGGTGGGCGGCGGTGAAGACCTGCTCGATCCCAATCCCGTGGTGGACATCCTCGAGGTCAGCCAGGGGGCGACCATCTTCCAGGAGGGCGTGGACTGGCAGCAGTCAGGCAACCATGTCGACTGGCTCGGCTCCGGAAACGAACCGGCCATCGGCACCACCTACACGGTGCGCTGGACCTACACCAAGCAGATGGTCAAGGGCACCGACTACGTGGACAGCGGCTGGTTTGGGCAGGCCAACCATCCGGCGGCCGGAAACTATTTCTATCTGGTCACCGCCTACAACGCCACCGGCGAGACGGCCTTCAACGCCGCTGCGGTCATCGCCCGGGCCACCGCCGCCGGGGAGATGAACAAGCTCTCCTGGTTGCCGGTCAGTGGCGCGACCGGCTATCGCGTCTACCGGGCCGCCACCAACGGCGCACGCACCGACTATAAGCGCCTGATGGAACTGGGGAGCGAGGCGCTCTCCTACGTCGACGACGGCGTCGAGGAGATCGGCACCGTTTCGCCTCCGGCCACCAACACCGCCGGGCTCACCATGTCGCCGGTGCAGCTCGAGCTGGGTAACCTCAACGTGATCAATTTCGGGCGCGGCAGCCTCGGCGATCAGCCGGTGAACGGCTCCAACTGCAGCCTGGACTACGACTATTACCTCGGCCGCCGCGACATCGTTTACGCCACCACCACCGAGATCAAACGGCTGGAAGGGGCTCCGGCGGATTTTCCGAAGCTGCCCATCGTCCCGGAAAACGCCCTGGGTCTGTGCAGCATCGACTGCCCGCCCAACTCCACCGACATGGAGATCCGCAACTTCGGCCTGACCCGCATCACCATGGACCAGATCCACGACATCATTCAGGACGTCGAGGACCTGAAGTACAACGATGCCCAGTATCAAATGAACAACGAGCTGCAGAACCGGGACGCCCAGACCAAGAAAGGCATCTACTCGGACGACTTCTCGAACACCGCCCAGTCGGACATCTACCACGCCGAATGGGACGCCCGGGTCAACGAGATCGCCCGTTTCGTCGCGCCGGACCGTATTCCGCACTCCACCGTGCTCTCGGTCGATCAGGCGGGCAGCAATGCCAGCTTCTTCGGCAGCCTGGCACTGTTGCCCGGCAACGAGACCGTGCTGGTGGAACAGAACGACTGGTCCGAGGAGCGCAACATCAACCCCTATGCCGTGTTCGACAAGCCCCCGGCTATGTTGCAGATCACGCCCAACCTCGGGCGGCGCGGCCAGACCGGGATCGCCGTCACCGGCATCAACTTCACCCCGAGCAAGTCCGGCATCGTGCTGCGCTGCGACGGCCAGGTGATGGCCAGCAACCTGATCAGCGACGAGGCCGGTCGGGTCAGCGCCTCCTTCACCATTCCGACCAACGCCCGCAACGGCAACCGCATCGTGGAGATGGCCGACGGCATCTACTCGGCCCGGGCCAGCCTGCAGATCAACGATCCGCTGGTCATCACCCGCATCGAGCGCATCATCGAGAACCGCATCATCCGCGTGCCCGTGGTACAGGTGGTCTGGCGCACCCAGACCATCTTCGTGCCCCGTGACCCGCTGGCCCAGACCTTCAGCTTCACCCAAAACCAGGTGATCTCCAGCATCGGACTGCAGTTCACCGCCAGGGACCCGAGCATTCCGGTCACGGTGCAGATTCGCGGCGTCACCACCGGTCTGCCCAACGGCGTGGTGTTCGCCGAAAAGGTGCTGGCCCCGAACGAGATCAGCCTGAGCGGCGAGACCCGCATTCGCTTCGATGACCCGTTCTACGCCGAGGCCAACACCAGCTACGCCGTGGTGCTGCTGACCAACAGCACAAACTACAAGGTGCGCACCGCCACCTTAGGCAAGATGGGCCGCTGGGGCATCATCACCCGGCAGACCTACATGGAAGGCGTGCTGCTGGAGAGCTCCAACGCCGAGACCTGGACGCCGCTCAACGGTTCCGACCTGGCGATGAAGATCTACGGCTACAACTTCCAGTCCGAGGGGATGATCCGCTTCCAGCCGATCACCGGCGTGCAGTTCTCCGACATCAACCTCGACGAATACTCGGCCATTCCCCAAGGCACCGGACTCGACTGGGAATACTCCACCGACGGCGGCGTAACCTGGGACGCCCTGGTTCCCGCCGAGGAGGAACGACTGCCCAACCTCGCCACCCGGGTCCAGATCCGCGTGCGCCTGAGCAGCTCGCTTGCCAATGACACCCCGGCCATCAACTTCCGCGACGTCAACCTGGTGGGCTACCTCAACAAGACCACCGGGGCCTACCTGACCCGCGAGAACGAGCTGACCCAGGGAGTGGAATCGACCAAGGCCTACGTGCAGATGCAAATTCCCAGCGGCACCACCCTGCAATGGTTCGCCAGCAACGATGGCGGCCTGACCTGGGAGGCGATGACCATCCAGGACACCCGGCCCATCGACGAGAACTGGACCGAGTACACCCTGGTGCGCACCTTCACCGACAACACCGGCAATAAGGTCCGTTACAAGGCCGAGATGACCGGCACGCCGTTGATCTACCCGCGCATCCATTCGCTGGGCGCGACCCTGAGCTAA